The Lonchura striata isolate bLonStr1 chromosome Z, bLonStr1.mat, whole genome shotgun sequence genome window below encodes:
- the LOC110484177 gene encoding carbonic anhydrase 9 encodes MNRAALRVSLLFPLLLLPSLGRAGSDQEHGGEETPHSPGKGHSHWSYEDLKHWSTDYLDCGGTKQSPINVDTAQAIFSPDLRPIQISGYSLPASEQLKLKNNGHTVVLELPDSLALTGGYAQQYRAAQLHLHWGSPSGPGSEHTINGHRFAAEIHVVHYNTKYDSFTEAMVHPDGLAVLGAFLEVGHGENQYYHEILKHLFEIQEVGQETSVPGFNIAGLLPANLKFYFHYNGSLTTPPCYQTVKWTIFNQTMLLSHHQMSVLVSTLRSPDDEILQNNYRPVQNLHGRRVLASFQATPPVKHTPGSGAPATAEGHSSSFHAGDVLAVLFGVLFAVTALAFLLYIYKHRSQNARLDSPTKSKVIYTAASTENTA; translated from the exons ATGAACCGCGCCGCGCTGCGGGTCTCGCTCCTATTCCCGCTtctgctcctgccctccttGGGCCGTGCCGGCTCCGACCAGGAACACGGCGGCGAAGAGACCCCGCATTCCCCGGGGAAAG gCCACAGCCACTGGAGCTATGAAG ACCTGAAGCACTGGAGTACAGACTACTTGGACTGCGGGGGCACCAAGCAGTCACCCATCAATGTTGACACAGCTCAGGCCATCTTCAGCCCTGACCTGCGGCCGATCCAGATCTCTGGCTACAGCCTGCCTGCCAGCGAGCAGCTCAAGCTGAAGAACAATGGGCACACAG TTGTCCTTGAGCTGCCTGACTCCCTGGCCCTCACTGGTGGCTATGCCCAGCAATACCgagctgcacagctgcaccTGCACTGGGGCTCCCCATCAGGACCCGGCTCGGAGCACACCATCAATGGGCATCGCTTTGCTGCCGAG ATCCATGTGGTCCACTACAATACCAAGTATGACAGCTTTACAGAGGCAATGGTTCACCCAGATGGCCTGGCTGTACTGGGAGCCTTTCTGGAG GTTGGGCATGGGGAGAACCAATACTACCATGAAATACTTAAACATCTGTTTGAAATCCAAGAAGTAG GACAAGAAACCTCGGTGCCTGGATTCAACATTGCAGGTCTGCTGCCTGCCAACCTGAAATTCTACTTCCACTATAATGGCTCTCTGACCACCCCTCCCTGCTACCAGACAGTCAAATGGACAATCTTCAACCAGACTATGCTGCTCTCTCATCACCAG ATGTCAGTGCTGGTTTCAACCCTGAGAAGCCCTGATGACGAGATTTTGCAGAACAACTACCGGCCAGTGCAGAACCTGCATGGGCGACGGGTGCTGGCAAGCTTCCAGGCCACTCCTCCAGTGAAACACACTCCTG GCAGTGGTGCTCCAGCAACAGCAG aAGGACACTCCAGCTCATTTCATGCAG GAGATGTGCTGGCTGTGCTCTTCGGGGTGCTCTTTGCTGTCACAGCACTGGCCTTCCTGCTGTACATCTATAAGCACCGCAGCCAGAATGCACG GCTGGACTCGCCGACCAAATCCAAGGTCATCTACACGGCAGCCAGCACTGAGAACACTGCGTAA